A window from Drosophila nasuta strain 15112-1781.00 chromosome 3, ASM2355853v1, whole genome shotgun sequence encodes these proteins:
- the LOC132791201 gene encoding nephrin isoform X5, producing MCGLRKVAACDCSGQVTAPAASPPASAPASAAVQKFRVTPHDLQILEGTDTLLRCEVSARAGKVQWTKDGFALGFSAVIPGYPRYSVLVDAAHGTYNLQIKNATLEDDAEYQCQVGPAAGNPAIRANAKLSIVAAPSSIYIDGYSRNAKVEVIERQNLTLQCITENANPAAEIVWYQGETPVSTSVPIVSVNQTSAKRFRTSSTLHLQPRSDDDYKEYSCQARHKALPPDVPMRAQVQLSVLYPPGPPFFEGYSQGENLRRGQQVQIACRSRGGNPPAQLVWYRNGEVLNSPQRTSGRLSENVYKFTANASDNGANLVCEAKNLLSNTPLRAELNLTVLYAPKDVFLSGATQAKVGDAVQLSCVTAPSNPPARINWSMNGRPLSNGTFKTTSSSDGGWVSSSNITLNIDSQSRTFIIVCHALNAELSQNVVGSHTVNVLYPPSAPLLTGYNNGDILISGSILKLQCSSAGGNPPPSLLWYKNDKRVNAASKVTDSKITSELSLLVNASDNNAIYKCEVQNAAIEIPLFATKTLGVHFPPETVKISVAPKNLVPGIRAKLICDSSSSNPPAKISWWKDGIPVEGLNLANRPGLWGGSVSTLEMHVNITQDLDGSIYTCQSHNEVLQRSVHETISLDILFPPKFDAAQITSFVGVEGAPMQVELHASGNPMSISYTWTKDGLPISNNALSGQRLISDGPRLNISRLSRNDAGIYVCEALNTQGTALLEIQVVVEYAPIITSVTEGQSFVSGEQAVLSCQIQARPLEAAHVRWSRPGYDFAMRTTSSFENNTAFLQIENVQRDDIGNFTCIVDNQRGAVATQQVLLVVQTAPEIDHSPSYTRYAARLGVRAQLVCRALASPQPSFIWRRHGKDLKMQRRNKFTSVDRQVDPLHFESALLLESTSADDYGQYECVVRNSMGQASTTVEFSKPSRPDAPLQLRVGNVSDTSVELLWTAGFDGGMQVYYRIRFKQQGDEKYKYLDAKVGQQNSTLENLKPGGTYYFSVMAHNEAGVSKFLPDIKLTLSKGSQPHSAEYTEKDELPNVMIIGITSAAMVLLVLNAALVAWFVIRRQNKSQGETEPSNDDAYSKDDNQSVYKLPITALQADVQKKTAASTYLVENVDIIQSTAYPPKYQESSMCTPPYPMCNPDFTRTLPNPKRHSQRNSATGLIEGMPMRAKDDHMLISNGLYIPSPSPASSLVIKGSYISSPSPAPPADGSYFNMSDKYMSYPPVTY from the exons ATGTGTGGGCTGCGAAAAGTAG CTGCCTGCGACTGCAGTGGCCAGGTAACCGCTCCCGCTGCCTCTCCCCCCGCCTCAGCGCCTGCCTCTGCGGCTGTGCAAAAGTTCCGGGTTACGCCGCACGATCTGCAAATACTGGAAGGCACGGACACGCTGTTGCGCTGTGAGGTCTCCGCTCGGGCTGGCAAGGTGCAATGGACCAAGGATGGTTTTGCGTTGGGATTCTCGGCGGTTATTCCGGGTTATCCGCGTTATTCCGTGCTCGTCGATGCCGCCCATGGCACATACAATTTGCAAATCAAGAATGCCACACTCGAGGACGATGCGGAGTATCAATGCCAGGTGGGTCCTGCCGCTGGCAATCCTGCGATACGCGCCAATGCCAAGCTGAGCATTGTGGCTGCACCCAGCAGCATTTACATCGATGGCTATTCGCGCAATGCCAAGGTTGAGGTCATCGAACGTCAGAATCTAACGCTGCAGTGCATCACTGAGAATGCAAATCCTGCTGCAGAGATTGTCTGGTATCAGGGCGAGACGCCAGTCTCCACATCGG TTCCCATTGTGTCGGTGAATCAAACGTCAGCTAAACGCTTCCGCACCAGCTCCACGCTGCACCTGCAGCCGCGTTCCGATGATGACTACAAGGAATATTCGTGCCAGGCGCGTCACAAGGCTTTGCCTCCGGATGTGCCAATGCGAGCTCAGGTTCAGCTGTCAGTGCTTT ACCCTCCCGGTCCGCCATTCTTTGAGGGATACAGTCAGGGGGAGAATTTGCGTCGTGGTCAGCAGGTGCAAATCGCCTGTCGCAGTCGTGGCGGCAATCCTCCAGCCCAACTGGTCTGGTATCGCAATGGCGAGGTCCTAAACTCCCCACAACGCACCTCGGGACGTCTCTCGGAGAATGTGTACAAGTTCACGGCGAACGCATCGGACAATGGCGCCAATTTGGTCTGCGAGGCGAAGAATCTGCTGTCGAATACTCCTCTGCGTGCTGAACTCAATCTGACTGTGCTTT ATGCACCCAAAGACGTATTTCTGAGCGGTGCGACGCAAGCTAAAGTTGGCGATGCGGTGCAACTGAGTTGTGTTACGGCTCCCTCGAATCCCCCGGCACGCATCAACTGGTCCATGAATGGACGTCCGTTGAGTAATGGCACCTTCAAGACCACAAGCAGCTCGGATGGCGGCTGGGTGAGCAGCTCCAATATTACCCTAAATATCGACTCGCAAAGCCGCACTTTCATCATTGTCTGTCATGCTCTGAATGCGGAGCTCTCACAGAATGTCGTTGGCTCCCACACCGTGAATGTGTTGT ATCCTCCTTCGGCTCCCCTGCTCACCGGTTACAACAATGGGGATATTCTTATCTCGGGCTCCATATTGAAATTGCAATGCAGCTCGGCGGGCGGTAATCCGCCGCCAAGTTTGCTTTGGTACAAGAACGATAAGCGGGTGAATGCTGCTTCTAAGGTGACGGACAGCAAGATTACCTCCGAGTTGTCGCTGTTGGTGAATGCCTCCGACAACAATGCCATCTACAAGTGCGAGGTGCAAAATGCTGCCATCGAAATTCCGCTCTTTGCCACAAAAACCCTAGGCGTGCATT TCCCACCCGAGACTGTGAAGATCAGCGTGGCGCCCAAAAACCTCGTGCCTGGCATACGCGCCAAACTCATCTGCGACTCCAGCTCCAGCAACCCGCCTGCCAAGATTAGTTGGTGGAAGGACGGCATTCCGGTGGAGGGACTCAATCTGGCCAATCGTCCGGGTCTTTGGGGTGGCTCGGTCTCCACTCTGGAGATGCATGTGAATATTACCCAGGACCTCGATGGCTCCATCTACACCTGCCAGAGCCACAACGAAGTGTTGCAGCGCAGCGTGCATGAAACCATAAGCCTGGACATACTCT TTCCTCCCAAGTTCGATGCTGCTCAGATTACCAGTTTTGTGGGTGTTGAGGGTGCTCCGATGCAGGTGGAACTGCATGCCAGTGGCAATCCCATGTCCATCAGCTATACCTGGACCAAGGATGGTCTGCCCATCAGCAACAATGCGTTGAGTGGGCAACGCTTGATCTCCGATGGACCCCGTCTCAATATCAGTCGTCTCAGTCGCAACGATGCGGGCATCTATGTGTGTGAAGCACTCAACACTCAAGGCACCGCCCTGCTGGAGATTCAGGTGGTGGTTGAAT ATGCACCCATCATCACCTCTGTGACGGAGGGACAAAGCTTTGTCTCTGGCGAACAGGCTGTGCTCTCTTGTCAGATTCAGGCGCGTCCCTTGGAGGCAGCCCATGTGCGTTGGTCTCGGCCTGGCTATGACTTTGCCATGCGCACCACGTCCAGCTTTGAGAACAACACCGCTTTCCTGCAGATCGAGAACGTGCAGCGCGACGACATTGGCAACTTCACCTGCATCGTGGACAATCAACGCGGCGCTGTTGCCACTCAGCAAGTGCTGCTAGTGGTGCAAA CTGCTCCTGAGATTGATCATTCTCCCAGCTATACGAGGTATGCGGCTCGTCTAGGAGTACGAGCTCAGCTCGTTTGTCGTGCGCTGGCCTCACCTCAGCCTAGTTTTATTTGGCGCCGTCATGGCAAGGATCTGAAGATGCAGCGTCGCAACAAGTTCACCAGCGTCGATCGTCAGGTTGATCCGCTGCACTTTGAGTCTGCACTGCTGCTGGAAAGCACCTCGGCGGATGATTACGGACAGTACGAGTGTGTGGTGCGCAACTCGATGGGTCAGGCGAGCACCACAGTTGAGTTCAGCAAACCTTCTCGACCGGATGCTCCGCTACAGCTGCGCGTGGGCAACGTGAGCGATACGAGTGTGGAGCTCCTGTGGACTGCTGGATTTGATGGCGGTATGCAGGTGTATTACCGCATACGCTTCAAGCAGCAGGGCGACGAGAAGTACAAGTATCTGGACGCCAAGGTGGGACAACAGAACAGCACGCTGGAGAACCTGAAGCCCGGTGGCACCTACTACTTCTCGGTGATGGCTCACAACGAGGCGGGAGTTAGTAAATTCCTGCCGGACATCAAGCTAACCCTGAGCAAAGGATCGCAGCCACATTCGGCGGAATATACGGAAAAGGATGAGCTGCCAAATGTCATGATCATTGGCATCACCTCGGCTGCAATGGTCCTGCTCGTTTTGAATGCGGCGCTTGTGGCCTGGTTCGTCATCCGGCGACAGAACAAGTCTCAGGGCGAGACGGAGCCCAGCAACGATGATGCCTACTCCAAGGACGACAATCAGTCAGTCTACAAG CTGCCCATCACTGCATTGCAGGCGGATGTTCAGAAGAAGACAGCCGCATCCACGTACCTCGTGGAGAACGTGGACATCATACAGTCGACGGCATATCCACCCAAGTACCAGGAGAGCTCGATGTGCACGCCGCCCTATCCGATGTGCAATCCGGACTTTACTCGCACGCTGCCCAATCCCAAGCGGCACAGTCAGCGCAACAGCGCCACAGGACTGATCGAAGGTATGCCCATGCGGGCCAAGGACGATCACATGCTGATCTCGAATGGTCTGTACATACCATCGCCGTCGCCCGCCTCCTCGCTGGTCATCAAGGGCAGCTACAtatcatcgccatcgccagcGCCGCCCGCTGATGGATCCTACTTCAACATGAGCGACAAGTACATGTCCTATCCACCAGTG ACCTACTAA
- the LOC132791201 gene encoding nephrin isoform X3, which produces MQFWITLTFALLLAACDCSGQVTAPAASPPASAPASAAVQKFRVTPHDLQILEGTDTLLRCEVSARAGKVQWTKDGFALGFSAVIPGYPRYSVLVDAAHGTYNLQIKNATLEDDAEYQCQVGPAAGNPAIRANAKLSIVAAPSSIYIDGYSRNAKVEVIERQNLTLQCITENANPAAEIVWYQGETPVSTSVPIVSVNQTSAKRFRTSSTLHLQPRSDDDYKEYSCQARHKALPPDVPMRAQVQLSVLYPPGPPFFEGYSQGENLRRGQQVQIACRSRGGNPPAQLVWYRNGEVLNSPQRTSGRLSENVYKFTANASDNGANLVCEAKNLLSNTPLRAELNLTVLYAPKDVFLSGATQAKVGDAVQLSCVTAPSNPPARINWSMNGRPLSNGTFKTTSSSDGGWVSSSNITLNIDSQSRTFIIVCHALNAELSQNVVGSHTVNVLYPPSAPLLTGYNNGDILISGSILKLQCSSAGGNPPPSLLWYKNDKRVNAASKVTDSKITSELSLLVNASDNNAIYKCEVQNAAIEIPLFATKTLGVHFPPETVKISVAPKNLVPGIRAKLICDSSSSNPPAKISWWKDGIPVEGLNLANRPGLWGGSVSTLEMHVNITQDLDGSIYTCQSHNEVLQRSVHETISLDILFPPKFDAAQITSFVGVEGAPMQVELHASGNPMSISYTWTKDGLPISNNALSGQRLISDGPRLNISRLSRNDAGIYVCEALNTQGTALLEIQVVVEYAPIITSVTEGQSFVSGEQAVLSCQIQARPLEAAHVRWSRPGYDFAMRTTSSFENNTAFLQIENVQRDDIGNFTCIVDNQRGAVATQQVLLVVQTAPEIDHSPSYTRYAARLGVRAQLVCRALASPQPSFIWRRHGKDLKMQRRNKFTSVDRQVDPLHFESALLLESTSADDYGQYECVVRNSMGQASTTVEFSKPSRPDAPLQLRVGNVSDTSVELLWTAGFDGGMQVYYRIRFKQQGDEKYKYLDAKVGQQNSTLENLKPGGTYYFSVMAHNEAGVSKFLPDIKLTLSKGSQPHSAEYTEKDELPNVMIIGITSAAMVLLVLNAALVAWFVIRRQNKSQGETEPSNDDAYSKDDNQSVYKLPITALQADVQKKTAASTYLVENVDIIQSTAYPPKYQESSMCTPPYPMCNPDFTRTLPNPKRHSQRNSATGLIEGMPMRAKDDHMLISNGLYIPSPSPASSLVIKGSYISSPSPAPPADGSYFNMSDKYMSYPPVTY; this is translated from the exons ATGCAGTTTTGGATAACTTTGACATTTGCATTGCTTTTGG CTGCCTGCGACTGCAGTGGCCAGGTAACCGCTCCCGCTGCCTCTCCCCCCGCCTCAGCGCCTGCCTCTGCGGCTGTGCAAAAGTTCCGGGTTACGCCGCACGATCTGCAAATACTGGAAGGCACGGACACGCTGTTGCGCTGTGAGGTCTCCGCTCGGGCTGGCAAGGTGCAATGGACCAAGGATGGTTTTGCGTTGGGATTCTCGGCGGTTATTCCGGGTTATCCGCGTTATTCCGTGCTCGTCGATGCCGCCCATGGCACATACAATTTGCAAATCAAGAATGCCACACTCGAGGACGATGCGGAGTATCAATGCCAGGTGGGTCCTGCCGCTGGCAATCCTGCGATACGCGCCAATGCCAAGCTGAGCATTGTGGCTGCACCCAGCAGCATTTACATCGATGGCTATTCGCGCAATGCCAAGGTTGAGGTCATCGAACGTCAGAATCTAACGCTGCAGTGCATCACTGAGAATGCAAATCCTGCTGCAGAGATTGTCTGGTATCAGGGCGAGACGCCAGTCTCCACATCGG TTCCCATTGTGTCGGTGAATCAAACGTCAGCTAAACGCTTCCGCACCAGCTCCACGCTGCACCTGCAGCCGCGTTCCGATGATGACTACAAGGAATATTCGTGCCAGGCGCGTCACAAGGCTTTGCCTCCGGATGTGCCAATGCGAGCTCAGGTTCAGCTGTCAGTGCTTT ACCCTCCCGGTCCGCCATTCTTTGAGGGATACAGTCAGGGGGAGAATTTGCGTCGTGGTCAGCAGGTGCAAATCGCCTGTCGCAGTCGTGGCGGCAATCCTCCAGCCCAACTGGTCTGGTATCGCAATGGCGAGGTCCTAAACTCCCCACAACGCACCTCGGGACGTCTCTCGGAGAATGTGTACAAGTTCACGGCGAACGCATCGGACAATGGCGCCAATTTGGTCTGCGAGGCGAAGAATCTGCTGTCGAATACTCCTCTGCGTGCTGAACTCAATCTGACTGTGCTTT ATGCACCCAAAGACGTATTTCTGAGCGGTGCGACGCAAGCTAAAGTTGGCGATGCGGTGCAACTGAGTTGTGTTACGGCTCCCTCGAATCCCCCGGCACGCATCAACTGGTCCATGAATGGACGTCCGTTGAGTAATGGCACCTTCAAGACCACAAGCAGCTCGGATGGCGGCTGGGTGAGCAGCTCCAATATTACCCTAAATATCGACTCGCAAAGCCGCACTTTCATCATTGTCTGTCATGCTCTGAATGCGGAGCTCTCACAGAATGTCGTTGGCTCCCACACCGTGAATGTGTTGT ATCCTCCTTCGGCTCCCCTGCTCACCGGTTACAACAATGGGGATATTCTTATCTCGGGCTCCATATTGAAATTGCAATGCAGCTCGGCGGGCGGTAATCCGCCGCCAAGTTTGCTTTGGTACAAGAACGATAAGCGGGTGAATGCTGCTTCTAAGGTGACGGACAGCAAGATTACCTCCGAGTTGTCGCTGTTGGTGAATGCCTCCGACAACAATGCCATCTACAAGTGCGAGGTGCAAAATGCTGCCATCGAAATTCCGCTCTTTGCCACAAAAACCCTAGGCGTGCATT TCCCACCCGAGACTGTGAAGATCAGCGTGGCGCCCAAAAACCTCGTGCCTGGCATACGCGCCAAACTCATCTGCGACTCCAGCTCCAGCAACCCGCCTGCCAAGATTAGTTGGTGGAAGGACGGCATTCCGGTGGAGGGACTCAATCTGGCCAATCGTCCGGGTCTTTGGGGTGGCTCGGTCTCCACTCTGGAGATGCATGTGAATATTACCCAGGACCTCGATGGCTCCATCTACACCTGCCAGAGCCACAACGAAGTGTTGCAGCGCAGCGTGCATGAAACCATAAGCCTGGACATACTCT TTCCTCCCAAGTTCGATGCTGCTCAGATTACCAGTTTTGTGGGTGTTGAGGGTGCTCCGATGCAGGTGGAACTGCATGCCAGTGGCAATCCCATGTCCATCAGCTATACCTGGACCAAGGATGGTCTGCCCATCAGCAACAATGCGTTGAGTGGGCAACGCTTGATCTCCGATGGACCCCGTCTCAATATCAGTCGTCTCAGTCGCAACGATGCGGGCATCTATGTGTGTGAAGCACTCAACACTCAAGGCACCGCCCTGCTGGAGATTCAGGTGGTGGTTGAAT ATGCACCCATCATCACCTCTGTGACGGAGGGACAAAGCTTTGTCTCTGGCGAACAGGCTGTGCTCTCTTGTCAGATTCAGGCGCGTCCCTTGGAGGCAGCCCATGTGCGTTGGTCTCGGCCTGGCTATGACTTTGCCATGCGCACCACGTCCAGCTTTGAGAACAACACCGCTTTCCTGCAGATCGAGAACGTGCAGCGCGACGACATTGGCAACTTCACCTGCATCGTGGACAATCAACGCGGCGCTGTTGCCACTCAGCAAGTGCTGCTAGTGGTGCAAA CTGCTCCTGAGATTGATCATTCTCCCAGCTATACGAGGTATGCGGCTCGTCTAGGAGTACGAGCTCAGCTCGTTTGTCGTGCGCTGGCCTCACCTCAGCCTAGTTTTATTTGGCGCCGTCATGGCAAGGATCTGAAGATGCAGCGTCGCAACAAGTTCACCAGCGTCGATCGTCAGGTTGATCCGCTGCACTTTGAGTCTGCACTGCTGCTGGAAAGCACCTCGGCGGATGATTACGGACAGTACGAGTGTGTGGTGCGCAACTCGATGGGTCAGGCGAGCACCACAGTTGAGTTCAGCAAACCTTCTCGACCGGATGCTCCGCTACAGCTGCGCGTGGGCAACGTGAGCGATACGAGTGTGGAGCTCCTGTGGACTGCTGGATTTGATGGCGGTATGCAGGTGTATTACCGCATACGCTTCAAGCAGCAGGGCGACGAGAAGTACAAGTATCTGGACGCCAAGGTGGGACAACAGAACAGCACGCTGGAGAACCTGAAGCCCGGTGGCACCTACTACTTCTCGGTGATGGCTCACAACGAGGCGGGAGTTAGTAAATTCCTGCCGGACATCAAGCTAACCCTGAGCAAAGGATCGCAGCCACATTCGGCGGAATATACGGAAAAGGATGAGCTGCCAAATGTCATGATCATTGGCATCACCTCGGCTGCAATGGTCCTGCTCGTTTTGAATGCGGCGCTTGTGGCCTGGTTCGTCATCCGGCGACAGAACAAGTCTCAGGGCGAGACGGAGCCCAGCAACGATGATGCCTACTCCAAGGACGACAATCAGTCAGTCTACAAG CTGCCCATCACTGCATTGCAGGCGGATGTTCAGAAGAAGACAGCCGCATCCACGTACCTCGTGGAGAACGTGGACATCATACAGTCGACGGCATATCCACCCAAGTACCAGGAGAGCTCGATGTGCACGCCGCCCTATCCGATGTGCAATCCGGACTTTACTCGCACGCTGCCCAATCCCAAGCGGCACAGTCAGCGCAACAGCGCCACAGGACTGATCGAAGGTATGCCCATGCGGGCCAAGGACGATCACATGCTGATCTCGAATGGTCTGTACATACCATCGCCGTCGCCCGCCTCCTCGCTGGTCATCAAGGGCAGCTACAtatcatcgccatcgccagcGCCGCCCGCTGATGGATCCTACTTCAACATGAGCGACAAGTACATGTCCTATCCACCAGTG ACCTACTAA
- the LOC132791201 gene encoding nephrin isoform X4, producing MCILYVWAAKTACDCSGQVTAPAASPPASAPASAAVQKFRVTPHDLQILEGTDTLLRCEVSARAGKVQWTKDGFALGFSAVIPGYPRYSVLVDAAHGTYNLQIKNATLEDDAEYQCQVGPAAGNPAIRANAKLSIVAAPSSIYIDGYSRNAKVEVIERQNLTLQCITENANPAAEIVWYQGETPVSTSVPIVSVNQTSAKRFRTSSTLHLQPRSDDDYKEYSCQARHKALPPDVPMRAQVQLSVLYPPGPPFFEGYSQGENLRRGQQVQIACRSRGGNPPAQLVWYRNGEVLNSPQRTSGRLSENVYKFTANASDNGANLVCEAKNLLSNTPLRAELNLTVLYAPKDVFLSGATQAKVGDAVQLSCVTAPSNPPARINWSMNGRPLSNGTFKTTSSSDGGWVSSSNITLNIDSQSRTFIIVCHALNAELSQNVVGSHTVNVLYPPSAPLLTGYNNGDILISGSILKLQCSSAGGNPPPSLLWYKNDKRVNAASKVTDSKITSELSLLVNASDNNAIYKCEVQNAAIEIPLFATKTLGVHFPPETVKISVAPKNLVPGIRAKLICDSSSSNPPAKISWWKDGIPVEGLNLANRPGLWGGSVSTLEMHVNITQDLDGSIYTCQSHNEVLQRSVHETISLDILFPPKFDAAQITSFVGVEGAPMQVELHASGNPMSISYTWTKDGLPISNNALSGQRLISDGPRLNISRLSRNDAGIYVCEALNTQGTALLEIQVVVEYAPIITSVTEGQSFVSGEQAVLSCQIQARPLEAAHVRWSRPGYDFAMRTTSSFENNTAFLQIENVQRDDIGNFTCIVDNQRGAVATQQVLLVVQTAPEIDHSPSYTRYAARLGVRAQLVCRALASPQPSFIWRRHGKDLKMQRRNKFTSVDRQVDPLHFESALLLESTSADDYGQYECVVRNSMGQASTTVEFSKPSRPDAPLQLRVGNVSDTSVELLWTAGFDGGMQVYYRIRFKQQGDEKYKYLDAKVGQQNSTLENLKPGGTYYFSVMAHNEAGVSKFLPDIKLTLSKGSQPHSAEYTEKDELPNVMIIGITSAAMVLLVLNAALVAWFVIRRQNKSQGETEPSNDDAYSKDDNQSVYKLPITALQADVQKKTAASTYLVENVDIIQSTAYPPKYQESSMCTPPYPMCNPDFTRTLPNPKRHSQRNSATGLIEGMPMRAKDDHMLISNGLYIPSPSPASSLVIKGSYISSPSPAPPADGSYFNMSDKYMSYPPVTY from the exons ATGTGTATTTTATATGTGTGGGCTGCGAAAA CTGCCTGCGACTGCAGTGGCCAGGTAACCGCTCCCGCTGCCTCTCCCCCCGCCTCAGCGCCTGCCTCTGCGGCTGTGCAAAAGTTCCGGGTTACGCCGCACGATCTGCAAATACTGGAAGGCACGGACACGCTGTTGCGCTGTGAGGTCTCCGCTCGGGCTGGCAAGGTGCAATGGACCAAGGATGGTTTTGCGTTGGGATTCTCGGCGGTTATTCCGGGTTATCCGCGTTATTCCGTGCTCGTCGATGCCGCCCATGGCACATACAATTTGCAAATCAAGAATGCCACACTCGAGGACGATGCGGAGTATCAATGCCAGGTGGGTCCTGCCGCTGGCAATCCTGCGATACGCGCCAATGCCAAGCTGAGCATTGTGGCTGCACCCAGCAGCATTTACATCGATGGCTATTCGCGCAATGCCAAGGTTGAGGTCATCGAACGTCAGAATCTAACGCTGCAGTGCATCACTGAGAATGCAAATCCTGCTGCAGAGATTGTCTGGTATCAGGGCGAGACGCCAGTCTCCACATCGG TTCCCATTGTGTCGGTGAATCAAACGTCAGCTAAACGCTTCCGCACCAGCTCCACGCTGCACCTGCAGCCGCGTTCCGATGATGACTACAAGGAATATTCGTGCCAGGCGCGTCACAAGGCTTTGCCTCCGGATGTGCCAATGCGAGCTCAGGTTCAGCTGTCAGTGCTTT ACCCTCCCGGTCCGCCATTCTTTGAGGGATACAGTCAGGGGGAGAATTTGCGTCGTGGTCAGCAGGTGCAAATCGCCTGTCGCAGTCGTGGCGGCAATCCTCCAGCCCAACTGGTCTGGTATCGCAATGGCGAGGTCCTAAACTCCCCACAACGCACCTCGGGACGTCTCTCGGAGAATGTGTACAAGTTCACGGCGAACGCATCGGACAATGGCGCCAATTTGGTCTGCGAGGCGAAGAATCTGCTGTCGAATACTCCTCTGCGTGCTGAACTCAATCTGACTGTGCTTT ATGCACCCAAAGACGTATTTCTGAGCGGTGCGACGCAAGCTAAAGTTGGCGATGCGGTGCAACTGAGTTGTGTTACGGCTCCCTCGAATCCCCCGGCACGCATCAACTGGTCCATGAATGGACGTCCGTTGAGTAATGGCACCTTCAAGACCACAAGCAGCTCGGATGGCGGCTGGGTGAGCAGCTCCAATATTACCCTAAATATCGACTCGCAAAGCCGCACTTTCATCATTGTCTGTCATGCTCTGAATGCGGAGCTCTCACAGAATGTCGTTGGCTCCCACACCGTGAATGTGTTGT ATCCTCCTTCGGCTCCCCTGCTCACCGGTTACAACAATGGGGATATTCTTATCTCGGGCTCCATATTGAAATTGCAATGCAGCTCGGCGGGCGGTAATCCGCCGCCAAGTTTGCTTTGGTACAAGAACGATAAGCGGGTGAATGCTGCTTCTAAGGTGACGGACAGCAAGATTACCTCCGAGTTGTCGCTGTTGGTGAATGCCTCCGACAACAATGCCATCTACAAGTGCGAGGTGCAAAATGCTGCCATCGAAATTCCGCTCTTTGCCACAAAAACCCTAGGCGTGCATT TCCCACCCGAGACTGTGAAGATCAGCGTGGCGCCCAAAAACCTCGTGCCTGGCATACGCGCCAAACTCATCTGCGACTCCAGCTCCAGCAACCCGCCTGCCAAGATTAGTTGGTGGAAGGACGGCATTCCGGTGGAGGGACTCAATCTGGCCAATCGTCCGGGTCTTTGGGGTGGCTCGGTCTCCACTCTGGAGATGCATGTGAATATTACCCAGGACCTCGATGGCTCCATCTACACCTGCCAGAGCCACAACGAAGTGTTGCAGCGCAGCGTGCATGAAACCATAAGCCTGGACATACTCT TTCCTCCCAAGTTCGATGCTGCTCAGATTACCAGTTTTGTGGGTGTTGAGGGTGCTCCGATGCAGGTGGAACTGCATGCCAGTGGCAATCCCATGTCCATCAGCTATACCTGGACCAAGGATGGTCTGCCCATCAGCAACAATGCGTTGAGTGGGCAACGCTTGATCTCCGATGGACCCCGTCTCAATATCAGTCGTCTCAGTCGCAACGATGCGGGCATCTATGTGTGTGAAGCACTCAACACTCAAGGCACCGCCCTGCTGGAGATTCAGGTGGTGGTTGAAT ATGCACCCATCATCACCTCTGTGACGGAGGGACAAAGCTTTGTCTCTGGCGAACAGGCTGTGCTCTCTTGTCAGATTCAGGCGCGTCCCTTGGAGGCAGCCCATGTGCGTTGGTCTCGGCCTGGCTATGACTTTGCCATGCGCACCACGTCCAGCTTTGAGAACAACACCGCTTTCCTGCAGATCGAGAACGTGCAGCGCGACGACATTGGCAACTTCACCTGCATCGTGGACAATCAACGCGGCGCTGTTGCCACTCAGCAAGTGCTGCTAGTGGTGCAAA CTGCTCCTGAGATTGATCATTCTCCCAGCTATACGAGGTATGCGGCTCGTCTAGGAGTACGAGCTCAGCTCGTTTGTCGTGCGCTGGCCTCACCTCAGCCTAGTTTTATTTGGCGCCGTCATGGCAAGGATCTGAAGATGCAGCGTCGCAACAAGTTCACCAGCGTCGATCGTCAGGTTGATCCGCTGCACTTTGAGTCTGCACTGCTGCTGGAAAGCACCTCGGCGGATGATTACGGACAGTACGAGTGTGTGGTGCGCAACTCGATGGGTCAGGCGAGCACCACAGTTGAGTTCAGCAAACCTTCTCGACCGGATGCTCCGCTACAGCTGCGCGTGGGCAACGTGAGCGATACGAGTGTGGAGCTCCTGTGGACTGCTGGATTTGATGGCGGTATGCAGGTGTATTACCGCATACGCTTCAAGCAGCAGGGCGACGAGAAGTACAAGTATCTGGACGCCAAGGTGGGACAACAGAACAGCACGCTGGAGAACCTGAAGCCCGGTGGCACCTACTACTTCTCGGTGATGGCTCACAACGAGGCGGGAGTTAGTAAATTCCTGCCGGACATCAAGCTAACCCTGAGCAAAGGATCGCAGCCACATTCGGCGGAATATACGGAAAAGGATGAGCTGCCAAATGTCATGATCATTGGCATCACCTCGGCTGCAATGGTCCTGCTCGTTTTGAATGCGGCGCTTGTGGCCTGGTTCGTCATCCGGCGACAGAACAAGTCTCAGGGCGAGACGGAGCCCAGCAACGATGATGCCTACTCCAAGGACGACAATCAGTCAGTCTACAAG CTGCCCATCACTGCATTGCAGGCGGATGTTCAGAAGAAGACAGCCGCATCCACGTACCTCGTGGAGAACGTGGACATCATACAGTCGACGGCATATCCACCCAAGTACCAGGAGAGCTCGATGTGCACGCCGCCCTATCCGATGTGCAATCCGGACTTTACTCGCACGCTGCCCAATCCCAAGCGGCACAGTCAGCGCAACAGCGCCACAGGACTGATCGAAGGTATGCCCATGCGGGCCAAGGACGATCACATGCTGATCTCGAATGGTCTGTACATACCATCGCCGTCGCCCGCCTCCTCGCTGGTCATCAAGGGCAGCTACAtatcatcgccatcgccagcGCCGCCCGCTGATGGATCCTACTTCAACATGAGCGACAAGTACATGTCCTATCCACCAGTG ACCTACTAA